A region of the Apium graveolens cultivar Ventura chromosome 6, ASM990537v1, whole genome shotgun sequence genome:
tttacatacacttatatacgacatagagtactaataatatcccagaagatcaataaaagaacccctacatagtgtggcatgaagagttttcttattcagcataatcagcaaaacactattcataagggtttcaaaaattccaaaaattggggttattacacatgtGCCACTTCTGGGGAAACATTCTCTTCTGGAGGCAATCCCACGTCTGGGATTTTTGTTACAGCCGTTTCAGGGGCTTGAACCTCTTCAGGAGGCAATACCACTTCTGGGgtattttctgaaacttttgccACTTCTGGGGCAATTTCAATTAATTTCCGTTTTTGTGGTACAATATCTTTTGCACCAATAGGTCTACCACGCTTCTGGCGTGGCTTTAAATCACCAATCATTTCTTCAGGAATTGATTTCTTAGTAGGGATTTCAACTCATTCCGGAGCATTAACAACAGGTATATGTGACCTTATAATATGCCTACAGTCACTAAAAGCATCCGTCATTTGATTAGcaatattttgcatatgaataattctttGAACTTCAGATTCACATTGATTAGTACGTGAATCAATAGAATTTAATCTTGATGCATTCCATGATATTTCGGAATTTAATTTTTGCAAATCATTATCTCCCCCTAATTTAGGGAACATGGATTCATCAAAATGACAATCATCATAGCGAGCAGTAAAAATATCACCAGTTAATGGTTCCAGATACCTTATAATAGACGGAGAATCAAAACCAATATATATACCAATTCTTCTTTGAGGTCCCATTTTAGTTCTTTGTGGTGGTGATACAGGAACATAGAGAGCACAACCAAATACTTTTAAATGAGATATATTAGGTACTTGACCAAGAACTAATTCTTGAGGGGATTGTTTGTGGTAAGCAGAAGGCCTTATCCTAATTATATTTATAACATGAAGTATTGCATTACCCCAAACAGATGTAGGCATATTAGCTTTTAAAAGTAAGGGGCGTGCAATAAGTTGAAGTCTTTTAATTAACGATTCCGCTAAACCATTTTGTGTATGCACATGAGCTACGGGGTGTTCGACAGAGATTCCTATTGACATACAATAATCATTGAAAGTAGGAGATGTAAATTCAAAGGCATTATTAAGTCGAATTGATTTGATAGGATTATCAGGAAATTGGGCTCGTAATTTGATTAATTGAGTAAGAAGCTTGGCAAAGGCTGTATTTCTGGTCGAGAGTAGACaaacatgagaccatctagttgaAGTATCGATTAGAACCATGAAATATCTAAATGGTCCAGATGATGGATGAATAAGACCACATATATCACCTTGAATTCTTTCTAAGAAATCTGGAGACTCGTTTTGAAGTTTAACTAGAGATGGTCGAACTATTAGTTTTCCCAAAAAATATGTTGAACAAGGAAGTTCATCATGTGGCATGACCTTTTGGTTCCTAAGGGGATGTCATGTAAGATTTTTCTATAATTCGACGCATCATGGATACTCCTGGATGACCAAGTCTTTCATGTCAAAGGGCGAGTGATTTTGTATATATAATTTTGGGAGTAGTGATACTGTGAGACTCGATTACTCTAATTTTGGTAGCATATAATCCAGATGAGATTCATTACAATTTTTCTAAGATCTTCTTATGTTCTGAGGTGATTGAGGTGATAAGGAGATATTCTTTTTCATTTTCTCTAGTGGTTTCTACATGCAAATCATTAAGACGAATATCTTTAAAACTCAGAAGATTCCTGGTGGATTTGCTAGAATATAGAGTATCATGTATGTGAATTTGCTTCTCATTTGGTAGTATAAAACAAGCTTTCCCAAAACCCTCTATGATATTTGATGTTCCTGAAATCGTCCAAATGTGTGAGTTGGTTCTAGTCAATTTTGAGAAATATTTCTGATTTTGTAAAATTGTGTGAGTGGTTACGGAGTCAACAATGCATATATCTTCCATATTTATGTTGTGTATATATAAATGAACAAAAATTTTGTTATGCAAACAACGTACATAATACAAGAACATAAAATAAGTAAACGAAAGCAGAATATTAAAACAAGCACGTCTAAAACATAAAATCAAAGAAATTTTGCGAGTCTTTTTTAGTAAGTATCGCGAGTCTCTCTTAATAAATTTTGACAATCTTTGCTATAACAGAAATCGTCTATTATAACTGCTAGGTTACTAATTTAGGTACCCCTAGGTTTCCATCATCTACCATTTTCTGCACGAGCGGAATGTCATTTTTATTGTTTTATCAAAAAATCGTAAACTATTAGGCTAAAACAAACTAGAAAAAAAATATCATAgaaaatacatatatttacaGTATTAATATTTTCTCTACGGAAAAATAATTGAAAACAGCACTTCGTTGAGAAAAGATGATTCTTACTAATACATGTATACAAACCTATAATCATCCCTAAGACCCTAACACTTATATATACATACTAAAAGTGTTTGTTCAAATTGATTCTTAGTAAACATGAATATTAACAGTAAGGCCTAAACTTGGTTACTCTGTCAGACTGCGCTCTTGATGCAGTTGTTCACTTGTCACAGTGTTTGTATTGATTTGTAGCGGAGCCACAAGCAGGAAAATCTTGTCAAAGCTGCTCGACTAACATGTTGAACCCTGTAAACTACACTTAAATCTCCCCAAATTTTTCGTTCCGCATCACTAGCCTCTCTATTTGGTTCATAACCATCTAGATCCGCACTTGTAATTAAAACCAACGAGCCATCATCAAATGTAAAGAGATCTGCTGTTTTGAAGAACATCCGAGGTATCAGCTCTTTACCAATTCTATAATTCAATTTGCAGATCTTCTTGTAGCTTGAATTACTCAATTTTTTTACTTTAAGATTGTAGTATTCATGGACGGCCTGCAAGCAAGCAAATGGTCATGTGCAAGTCAGTCAAGAATCAAGATAATCCAATATTGTAGTTGCTCTGAAGATGTAGTGTTCCAAAAAAAAAGGTATTTGCAACGCTACAAGACTCACATCTTTATAGCACAACATGACACCCTTTGAGTCCTAGAAGTCAAGTGCAGAACTTCTAATAAGCCAAATAAAATGGTACATAAAAACTTAGTGATATGATTATGTGCCAAATCTAGTAACATCACCACATGTATTTCTTCTATTGAGCTTGCATCAAAAGAATATTGTAAACTGAGATATTTGTCAACGTGACAACTATAGTGTAAAGCTATGGTAAATGACTTACAACATCTATCTTCAAAATCAAGAAACCATGTTGATAAAACAAACTTTCATCAATGTGATCATGCAAACACAAATCCCAACATATTAACAAGAATAAATTCTCTTCCAGATTAGTAAAATACATCTGTTTAATTTTAAGGAAACATACTCCAATGTCAATGACTCAACAATGGTCTACCTGTAACTGAGCAGGGGCTAATAAAACTCTCGGCCGTATCGATTTCACATAATAATAAGCATCATCAGGTGTCATTTCCTTGTGTTGCACCTGTAACAAATATATTCATTAATGTGCGTAAATTAAGCACATGTAACTTTCGTAGTACTTTTTTCAGGGAGTAATTAATAGCAGACATGGATGATACTGATTTACAATAATGTACTCACCAAGTAGCAAATTACAACAGTTGTACTCCGCCCTCGACCAGCTTTACAATGGACATAGGTTGTTCTCTGTTTAACCAAGTGCTTTTGGGTTAAAAACACGGAAATTTTACCAATCCTGGGTCAGGCAAAGGATGCCAGGAAGAGTGATGAAAGATTAATTTTCTGATATTCAAAGAAAATGTGTTTTACCCCCACCCCAGTCCACCCCACCCAATTCAACACTTTATTGTTATTACAAAAAACGACCTTCTGATTCAGACATGCTACAAAATTTCCGAGCAGAAAACCTGAACCAGGCTTTAAAATTGAAAAGGATTGTTGTTGCTCTATATTCATACATGGTTAGTTTAAGAGTTTAGTTTACTCTATCTCCAAAGAACCACTATTTACTATTTGAGGGCTTAGTTTAAGAGTTTAGTTAAGTTTACTCTATCTCCAAAGAACCACTATTTACTATTTGAGGGCTTACCATGAATGAAGCCCACCGCTTGAGATAAATCTATAAATGATGGTGCAAATAGATAATCTCTGGTTGGAAGCACCAAATGATCAATGTCATGAGCCTAAAGAAATTAAAGTAGAAAAATATATAAGAAAAAAATATTGCTAAGAAATTCGAATACAAATATTAATACTAGTTCTAATTGCTATATTAGTAAGGTGAATCAATTTGCAAAATGAAATATTGTCGCATCAAAGAAGCAGAAGCATAGGTCAGCAATAAAAAAAATGGAAGCATATCTTTAATAAATCTTAGTAAGGGAAAAATAACTTTGCATAATATTATAGACGGAATACATGCATTCCTTTATTTTTCAAATCAAGTCATTCATCTAAAATGAATGTATATCCCATGCATTaatataaattcaaaaaaaaaattattacacACAAGGCATATAACTTACATAAATGCAACTCGAAATAAATTAAACAACCAATTAAGGAGAGAATAAATTAGTTTAGGTCTAAGTGGTCTTTGACGATTAAATTTTCAAGGGGTAATTCTCACATGGTACAAAGATGTAGGAACCAAAGTCTCATACGACTCATAGGGTGATCACTCCACAAACACCAAGCTCCTTTAACCTTTTGACATCAGATGGAAACGGCACAGCACCCAATAGTAGAAACTGAAATGCACGTGTTACACAGGTAAAAGATAATCAATAAATCAGTTTTTTCGAGGCATTCAATCTTCAATCAATTTACAAAAGAAAAACATGATCTGGATCAACAAAAAAGTTAGCGCTGGACAACGCAGCATCTACATACAGTTCGTGAAATAACAATGTCAATTTTATAACTTACTATGTGCCTGTTATCTTATACATAGTCTAATTGCTGATACATCTTGAAGCTAATCAGCAGTTTGATTGACTGCGTGACAAAAAAATCAAATATTGCAAGCTAAAAAAAAGCAAATCTAAACTTCATCGAAATTCAAAAGCAAACAAACAATACAGCAAGAACAATaaaatatgaaatataatttAAACAAAACAATACCTCATCAATCGGATCCCACCACCGAAACTCAGTCTGAAGCCTATTCCTAACAACATTATACAAAAGCGTAGGATAAAACAATGCTCGAGCCCCCGCATCTACAAGAACCCTCTTTGCATCATACACCACTATGCCACTACCCAACACCTCTTCACCAGCTGCTACTTCCTCCTCATCCTCCAACTCAAACCCTTCTTCCCATTCCTTTTTATACATCATATACACTACTTTTGTTAGCGTAACTCATGTAATGCTACACTAATTCAATCTCTAACAACTATGATCAATACGAATTGATATCAATTTGGTGACAAGTAAGAGAGATTCTGGAATAGAAAGATAAGAGATAGAGAGatgagaagagagagagagagatttagATGAGAGGGATGCAATTAAATTGTATATATTTTCCAGAATGAATCTACAATATTACATCACCTAGTTTTATATAGCTCAATCCATTCACAGAAAGGACAAGAAATGATAACAAATTTTCCCGCCTAAACTTAATTCAAGTTATTTCAtcattttattttcctatttttctgttaattttttaaaaaatggatTGTTATAGTTGTTACTATAACATATCCTCCCCCTTCCAAAAAGACTTGACCTCAAGTCTTAAAGTAATGTCGCACCAGTTCTGGATATTGATCAGCAAAGTCTGCAGCTAATTCCCATGAATTTTCAGTTGGCGCAGCATGTTGCCACTGCACCAAGTACTGTATCTGAGCAGAATTCTGAAATTTAACCATTCTATGATCAAGAATAGCTTCAGGGACCAAGGATCCAGTTGTAGAAGATTCGTGAGTTAACCATTGAGGAACAGATGAAAAAACTGGAGGATCTCCATGGAATTTCTTCAATTTAGATATATGAACCACATCATGAATTTTGATATCAGGAGAAAATCTGAGTTTGTAAGCAACAGTCCCAATTCTGGCCAATATCTGAAAAGGACCACAAAATTTAGAAGCCAGCTTTTGATTGCTCCTTTGCTGCAAAGTGATCTGTTTATAATCTTGAACTTTTAACCAAACCCAATCCCCCACCTGAAATTCTCTTTCAGTCCTATGCTTGTCTGTCTGGACTTTCATTCTATTCTGAGCACTAGTCAAATGCAATTTTAACACAGAAATCATTTGTTCCCTCCTAAGTAAACTTATGTCCACCTCTTGATTAGCAGTTTCTCCAGCTAAGTAAGGCAAATGCAATGGCGGTGGTTGATTAAAAACCACTTCATAAGGAGTAATCTGAGCAGAGGTGTGAAAGTGTGTATTATACCACCATTCAGCTAATGCCAACCATTTACTTCAATCCTTTTCCTTATCACCACACATACATCTGAGATAAGTTTCAAGACATCTATTCACCACCTCAGTCTGTCCATCTGTAGCTGGATGATAAGCTGTAGACATTTTAAAAACAGTACCATGAATAGAAAATAAGGATTGCCAAAATTTACTGAGAAAAATTGAATCCCTATCACTAACTATGCTTTTAGGCCATCCATGAAGCTTGAACACATTATCTAGATAAACTTGAGCTACCTGCACCGCATCAAAAGGATGTTTCAGAGGCATGAAATGAGCAAATTTGCTGAGTCTATCAACTACCACAAATATAACTGAATACCCATGAGAATTTGGTAATCCAGTTACAAAGTCCATACTGACATCTGCCCAAACTTCCTCAGGGACGGGTAATGGTTGCAACAGTCCTGGATATGCTGCAGTATCATATTTCACCTTTTGACAAATAGAGCAATTTTTTGATAAAATGGCTTATGTCCTTAGTCAGCCTTTTCCAAGTAAACAGCTTTTTTACTCTCTTTAATGTAATATCTCTACCAGAGTGACCTCCCTCTGGAGTAGAATGATGCCATTgcaagattttgtccttcaaaaTTGTATCGGGCCCTACTACAATTTTACCTTGTTTCCTAATTAGTCTATTATGTAAAGTAAAGAACTCCACTTCTTCCCCTTGCTGTAATTTCTCAAATATTGCGTATAATCCAATATCAAGTTGATAACTTGCTTCAATATGTTGTTCAAGATTAGATGAAATTACTGTAATAGCCATACACAATACTTCAGCTCCCTGAACCCTTGACAGAGAATCAGCAACCAGATTATTGGTTCCCTTATATTATACTGTATTTCATAATCAAAACCTAAAAGTTTTGACAACCAAAATTGCTGAAAGGGTGTTGAAATTTTTTGTTCTAACAACCACTTCAGACTTTTCTGATCTGTTTTAATAACAAAATGAGCACCAATCAAGTATTGTTCCCACTTTTGAGCAACAAACACTATAGCCAGTAATTCTTTCTCATAGACTGAAAGATTTTGCCATTTTGGGCCCAAGGTTCTACTGATGAATGCCAGAGGATGCCCTTCTTATAGTAAAACTGCTCATATTCCTCTCTGAGATGCATCAGTTTCAATAATAAAAATCTTTGAGAAATTTGGCAAAGCCAAAACTGGAGCTGTCATCAATGCTTGCTTGACCACCTCAAATGCATGTTGAACCTGATCATTCCAACTAAAAGCTCCCTTTTTAAGTAAATCTGTCAAAGGTTTGCATAAAATTGCATAACTCTTGACAAATTTTCTGTAATAACCAGATAAACCCAAAAAACTCCTCAACTGTTTTAAACTTTTTGGGACAGGCCAGTTAGCCACAGCTTGAACCTTCCTTGAATCTGTTGTTATACCTTCTACAGAGATAAAGTGTCCTAGATACTCAATCTTGTATACTGCAAAAGAACACTTAGACTCCTTTGCATACAATTGATTTGAAATCATAAGCTGAAAAACTTCTTCCAAATGTACCCAATGATCTGCCAAATTTTTACTATAAACCAATATGTCATCAAAGAAAACAAGAACTGATTTCCTTAACAATGGTTTAAACACAGAATTCATCCACCTTTGAAAAGAtgctggtgcattggttaatcTAAAAGGCAtaaccaaaaactcatagtgaCCTATATGAGTTTTAAAAGCAGTTTTGAATACATCATCTTGATGCAACCTCATCTGATGATAGCCCGCCCTTAAATCAAGCTTACTAAATATTGTTGAACCTGCCAGCTCATCCATCAATTCTTCTATAATTGGAATAGGGAATTTATCTTTTACAGTTCTTTTATTCAGTTCCCTGTAATCAATACATAACCTCCATGTTCCATCCTTTTTTCCTACCAAAACTACAGGAGAAGCAAATGGACTTGTACTATCTTGAATAATACCTCTATCCAACATTTCTTGTACCAATTGCTCAATAACATCCTTCTGTTTAAGGGGGTACCTGTAAGGCCTTATATTCACAGGACTTGCTCCATCAATAAGAGGATTTTGATGATCCATAATACCTCTGGAGGGAGGTAACTCAGTGGGTTCTTTAAAAACTTCCTCAAATTTTGACTTTAACTCTGTAAGTTCTAAAAATTCTACATTTTCTTGTATAGCTGAAATCTTGTGCTCAAAATCTTTTTGAGTATGCACCAACTGCAGAAAGCATAATTGAGCCGCATTCTTTAACATTTTCTGAGTAGGACCATTTTCTGAAACCTTCAATTTCTTAGCCGGAACTCCTTTCAAAGTGATAGAATTATCATTAATCACAAAGTCCATCCTAAGTTTCTTGAAATCCCAATATACTAGCCCTAGAGTAGATAACCATTGGATACCCAAACCCATATCACAGCTGCCCAAACCAATTAACATTACTTCTGTGCAGAAGTCTATATCACTCATTCCCCACTCAAATTTCTTACATATTTTATCATAAGCCATTTGGTTACCATCTGCTACAGTTATCATTTGAGAAGGTATTTCCTCAATATCCACCCCAATTTCCTTGGCTAAACCTTCATCTAAGAAATTATGAGTACTACCAGTATCAATCAATATATGAACCATTTTACCTTTAACAAAACCTTTGACCCTCATGGTCTGAAAATTTTGATTACCAGCCAAAGCATTTACTGAAATGACTGCTTCCTTTACCCCTGACAGTTCATTTTCCCCACAACCCTCATCAACATCACACCATTCATCACATTTGTCAACCTCATCCCCAGGGACTTCAACAGTGAACAACTGTGGTTCTTTAAATTTACATTTGTGTCCTCTTTCATACTTCTGATCAGAAAAGTACCATAAGCCTTTTGCAATTTTTTCAGCCCTTATATCTGCAGGGATATACTTGTTGTTTCTGCTGCTGTTATGCTGAATTCCTAAATTACTAGTCACTCCTTTGGTTACAACATTAGGAGTAGGCAATAAAGGTAGTTTGATATTGGCTAACATAGGTTTACTCTGATAAGGGGTTTTATAATTCCTATTAACCTGTAATGATTCTTCTTGCAATCTTGCATATTCTATAGCATCAGTAATTGACACCGGTTTAAAGGCTTTCACAAATGGTTTTATTGTAGGCTTCAGCCCTCCAATAAAACTATTAAGAATGTATACTTCTGGCAATACATGATTGCTCTGCAACATCACAGACCTCAGATTCTCAAACTCGTCTACATACGCTTCCAAATCATCTATCTGATGCAATTTATTAAACAATTCTACAATATTGCTACCCGATTCATCTCTAAACCTTCCTGTAACATCTACAATGAACTCATCCCAACTAACAGATTTTCTTGCAGAAAAATAACTAGTAACCCAACCTTTAGCCTTATCAGTCATATGCAAAGATGCAATATCTACCTTTTGATCCTCAGAGATTTTACACAATTCAAAGTATTTTCCGCATTTTTAATCTAGGTTCTAGTATTAGATCCATTAAACTTTGGAAATTCAATGTTTTGGTGTAAAATGCAAGTTCCGGTTAGAATTGTTACCATTATCATTTGCAGATCTTCTTCCTGATCCCGAATCAATTCTTGGGGACAAATTTGATTCCTGGTGATTCTTTTGCAGATCTGTAATCGCAACCACTAATTTGGCCAAAGTTTCTTCAACATTCTTATTCTGGGTTTCTTGATGCTTCGCAAACGAATCTAGCCTCTGATTCACAGCTTTAATATGCTCGTCCATTGAAGAACCCTTCCTGGTGCTTGGAGCCAGACTGAATTGTCTTGATTAACAATGCTTTAATAGCGGAAACGTAACCCTAGAAAGaactgctctgataccattgttagCGTAACTCATGTAATGCTACACTAATTCAATCTCTAACAACTATGATCAATACGAATTGATATCAATTTGGTGACAAGTAAGAGAGATTCTGGAATAGAAAGATAAGAGATAGAGAGatgagaagagagagagagagagagagagatttagATGAGAGAGATGCAAGTAAATTGTATATATTTTCCAGAATGAATCTACAATATTATATCACCTAGTTTTATACAGCTCAATCCATTCACATAAAGGACAAGAAATGATAACAATTTTTCCCGCCTAAACTCAATTCAAGTTATTTCAtcattttattttcctatttttCTGTTAATTTTCTAAAAAATGGATTGTTATAGTTGTTACTATAACACTTTTCACCaaattgaaataataaaaatgaaCCCTTTACTTCAATACCCTCCTTCAATCCCTAAACAATCTAGATGCTTAATCAAAATTAAAACACCAGCAAAAAACCTCTAACAGTCCATCTTTACACAAATTTACACGCTATATAGACATACGTAAAGATGATTATAATTAAACCATCAGAAACATAAGACAGAATCATAAGAAAGCCTAAAATTAAAACAATTATAGCAAGAGATCAAGAACGATCATGATGTTTATGTGGTCAAACAATAGAGGGGTGAGAATAAAAAAACCCTAAATTATACTCAAAGTGGGGGATCTATCTAGAGTGTTTTGGACATGGTGACCGGATGTTATAAAAATTGGTAATAGGAAGATATTCGTGAATGTCCGGCGAATTAGGAGAAATCGGGAAAGGTATCGATTTAGGACTGATTAGATTAGAGAAACTAATTAGATTAGAGAAATAATTTGAtgtattttaattatatttaatcgGTTTGTCTAGTGTGCGCTGTAAATTGATGAGTTGTAAAAATTTTATTGAGGGAATTTTTATGTATGTAGAGGATCCATCATTATTAATGAGCTCTCCACCAATATTTTATGGACAATTTATCAAATATTAACTCTTAGCATGTGGTCATGGGCACACACttgaaaaatccatatttaatttaaaatttttattttattagtaatttataaactaatatatatctattatattatataattgagagttattcaaattaaatttatattctattgtatatttgatatttttttaatatgtaAACCAAGAAATATACATAGAAAGTAATCGGATTTCATAAATCGGATCAATCACGTACCTTGTATAGGTTTAATCGGGAATTAATCGATAAAattggaaatttttgaaaactGAATTAAATAATGTGGGATATAATTCTATTTGACGTCCCTATATATAGTTTTTAATTTTCAGGATATTAATAATCTAAACTAATAGAATTTCCATCTATTTATATCATTGgtattctttattttaaaataatattattggGATCCATAAAAAATATTGTAATTGAAGTACAAGGATATTTAAATAGGGTATATAAATTGAATTACTTCATAGAAGATcgttctatatatatatatatatatatatatatatatatatatatatatatatgcaagtGTTCAGATGAGACATCTCTTAAAATTAGAACTTGGAACTAATATCGACCACACATATTTTACATCTAAATTTGATCTTGACCATACAAATAAAATATGCAAATTTTTTTCCATCCACCTCTTTCATCAACCCATTTCTATATCATCTTAACCACACCCCTCTCTCTATCCCTCCCTCCCCCCTCTCTTCCTCTTCACCTACGAGTCTACGACCATCATTCTTCTCATCCCATCACCGAAATTTAATCATACTTACCAGTAAGTTTAGAAATAGATATTTTCCGATTACTGGGGTTGCTTCATTTTCCTGCTCTTCGATTACATTTTCAATTATTATAAATCTAAATAGAAATGCATATTAAATATGTCTTCATTTTATAAGTCATTTTTCAGATCTAATAAATCTAATAAGTTCAAGAAAAGGAGTTGGTTATGGCGGTAATGATGGTGTCAGAGGCCTGGAAATGAAGAATGTGTTAGAGGTAGTGGTTATTATGGTGTACATGGTGTACATGTGATAGAAATTGTGTTTTATTGGTGATTTATGTTAATTTTTAGGTGCTATGTGTTAAAAAAATCTAGTGCTCTGTGTCGAAATTCGGTGTTTTGTGTTAATCGTGtatgtgttagtcccttaacaatatgacaagaattacagaaggggggttgaatggaattcttgaaactttttcttgaaataaaatgttcaaactcgaatataaatataagtgtattgattagcacaatgcggaataaaaatttaagtgaatcaaaacacaagtaattaaaaacaagtctttaaaaactttctggtggatttgaatgattccaccagagatatataatatatatcgagataactctgtgtgcaagaatgctcatagctgcttacaaatatgaactactgagaatccagagaaatgctaataattctgcttacaaatgtttctctattGTTGTTTCTAAGATctatgtttctatttgctacttcttggtttatatattaccaagattataaagtcaaaagacaggatcattataaaaactatcgggtctaatgctttgctactttgttctctattacccagttaataggcttcctcatttcatttgcatacacttcgacgcatgtgactatgttgtcactgtcaactgatatttgaattctttatccgttgagtacatgatcatccatcgattttatgatcatccgttga
Encoded here:
- the LOC141665350 gene encoding uncharacterized protein LOC141665350, with product MTDKAKGWVTSYFSARKSVSWDEFIVDVTGRFRDESGSNIVELFNKLHQIDDLEAYVDEFENLRSVMLQSNHVLPEVYILNSFIGGLKPTIKPFVKAFKPVSITDAIEYARLQEESLQVNRNYKTPYQSKPMLANIKLPLLPTPNVVTKGVTSNLGIQHNSSRNNKYIPADIRAEKIAKGLWYFSDQKYERGHKCKFKEPQLFTVEVPGDEVDKCDEWCDVDEGCGENELSGVKEAVISVNALAGNQNFQTMRVKGFVKGKMVHILIDTGSTHNFLDEGLAKEIGVDIEEIPSQMITVADGNQMAYDKICKKFEWGMSDIDFCTEVMLIGLGSCDMGLGIQWLSTLGLVYWDFKKLRMDFVINDNSITLKGVPAKKLKVSENGPTQKMLKNAAQLCFLQLVHTQKDFEHKISAIQENVEFLELTELKSKFEEVFKEPTELPPSRGIMDHQNPLIDGASPVNIRPYRYPLKQKDVIEQLVQEMLDRGIIQDSTSPFASPVVLVGKKDGTWRLCIDYRELNKRTVKDKFPIPIIEELMDELAGSTIFSKLDLRAGYHQMRLHQDDVFKTAFKTHIGHYEFLVMPFRLTNAPASFQRWMNSVFKPLLRKSVLVFFDDILVYSKNLADHWVHLEEVFQLMISNQLYAKESKCSFAVYKIEYLGHFISVEGITTDSRKVQAVANWPVPKSLKQLRSFLGLSGYYRKFVKSYAILCKPLTDLLKKGAFSWNDQVQHAFEVVKQALMTAPVLALPNFSKIFIIETDASQRGI